From one Chromatiales bacterium genomic stretch:
- a CDS encoding TraB/GumN family protein, whose translation MSPIRWMRAARRLRKLAAVTLAAALAPACSAVSVSELPPAPNPAQAIHWEIQRGGRLVGELFGTIHSEDPRVLNLPARVRRGFDAADTVVLELDLSRADVFLTLSGMLYGDEGQLRAIAGHALARRAIAALAEYGIPELLASRMKPWAVATTLSLPPAKTGRFLDQDLAARAAAAGKTVVGLESVAEQLGAMNALADADQTELLRETLDDIAEVRRLHEAMVEVWLAGDLDRLHAIQAESIGEDPSGAGGRFIEHLLDRRNVLMLERLLPLLNSGRVFVAVGALHLPGPTGLLQGLRERGYDLHPAR comes from the coding sequence ATGAGTCCGATTCGCTGGATGCGGGCGGCACGCCGCCTGCGGAAGCTCGCTGCCGTCACGCTCGCCGCCGCCCTGGCGCCGGCCTGTTCGGCGGTCAGTGTCAGCGAGCTTCCGCCGGCGCCGAATCCGGCCCAGGCAATCCACTGGGAGATTCAGCGCGGCGGCCGGCTGGTCGGCGAGCTGTTCGGCACGATCCACAGCGAAGACCCGCGGGTGCTGAACCTGCCCGCGCGCGTGCGCCGCGGCTTCGACGCGGCCGATACCGTCGTGCTGGAACTCGACCTGTCTCGCGCGGATGTGTTCCTGACGCTTTCGGGCATGCTCTACGGCGACGAGGGTCAGCTGCGCGCGATCGCGGGCCATGCGCTCGCGCGCCGGGCCATCGCGGCGCTGGCCGAGTACGGCATACCCGAGCTGCTCGCGAGCCGCATGAAGCCCTGGGCCGTGGCGACCACGCTGAGCCTGCCGCCGGCCAAAACGGGCCGTTTTCTGGATCAGGACCTGGCCGCGCGCGCCGCGGCCGCGGGCAAGACGGTCGTGGGACTGGAGTCGGTCGCCGAGCAGCTCGGCGCGATGAATGCGCTTGCCGACGCCGACCAGACCGAACTGCTGCGCGAGACCCTGGACGACATCGCCGAAGTCCGGCGCCTGCACGAGGCGATGGTCGAGGTCTGGCTCGCCGGCGATCTGGACCGACTGCACGCGATTCAGGCCGAATCCATCGGCGAGGACCCGAGCGGGGCCGGCGGACGCTTCATCGAACATCTGCTCGACCGTCGCAACGTCCTGATGCTCGAACGCCTGCTGCCGTTGCTGAACAGCGGCCGCGTGTTCGTGGCCGTTGGTGCGCTGCACCTGCCGGGGCCGACCGGCCTGCTGCAGGGCTTGCGCGAACGCGGCTACGATCTGCACCCCGCGCGCTGA
- the aceE gene encoding pyruvate dehydrogenase (acetyl-transferring), homodimeric type — MAADIDQDPQETQEWLDALASVIENEGVDRAHYLLERLVDKARRSGAYLPYSANTAYVNTIPAGAGARSPGDSAMERRIRSLVRWNAMAMVVQANRESSELGGHIASFASAATLFDVAFNHFFRGADHASGGDLVYFQGHSAPGVYARAYLEGRLTEAQLDGFRQEVERDGLASYPHPWLMPNFWQFPTVSMGLSPLMAIYQARFMRYLEHRGLAETSDRNVWAFCGDGEMDEPESLGAISLASREQLDNLIFVVNCNLQRLDGPVRGNGKIIQELEAVFRGAGWNVVKVIWGSYWDPLLARDKDGVLVRRMEEVVDGDYQAYKANGGAFVRKHFFGKYPELADMVATMSDEDIWRLNRGGHDPHKIYAAYHEAVGRNGKPTVILAKTVKGYGMGEAGEGQNVTHQQKKMGEDALRKFRDRFNIPVDDDQIEAAAYYHPGEDSDEIRYMKARRAALGGPVPARVLRAPALTIPDLKVFDSMLTGSEDRKMSTTMVWVRLLNALLRDKNIGRYVVPIVPDEARTFGMEGMFRQYGIYSSVGQLYRPVDAEQVMYYKEDKKGQILEEGINEAGAMASWMAAGTAYANHGVAMIPFYVFYSMFGFQRIGDLAWAAGDMRTRGFLMGGTAGRTTLAGEGLQHQDGHSHLLASMIPNCVAYDPTFGYELAVIVHDGLERMYGRGEDVYYYITIMNENYEHPPMPEGAAEGIRRGMYLLRQGGDHAHRVQLVGSGAILREVLQAAERLESEYGVSADVWSATSFNELRREGIETDRWNRLHPEETPRISYVEQCLKDRAGPVIAASDYVRGYADQIRNWVPAAYHVLGTDGFGRSDTRSQLRRFFEVDARHVTATALYALAGDGSLERSVVTKAMQALDIDPERVAPWKS; from the coding sequence ATGGCCGCAGATATCGATCAGGACCCGCAGGAAACCCAGGAATGGCTCGACGCGCTTGCGTCCGTCATCGAGAACGAAGGCGTCGATCGCGCGCACTATCTGCTGGAGCGACTGGTCGACAAGGCGCGCCGTTCCGGCGCGTACCTGCCCTACAGCGCGAACACCGCGTATGTGAACACCATCCCGGCCGGCGCCGGTGCGCGCAGTCCCGGTGATTCCGCGATGGAGCGGCGAATCCGCTCGCTGGTGCGCTGGAACGCAATGGCGATGGTCGTGCAGGCCAATCGCGAGAGTTCCGAACTCGGCGGACACATCGCGAGCTTTGCCTCGGCGGCGACGCTGTTCGATGTCGCCTTCAATCATTTTTTCCGCGGTGCCGATCATGCGTCCGGCGGCGACCTGGTGTATTTCCAGGGCCACTCGGCGCCCGGGGTTTACGCACGTGCGTATCTCGAGGGCCGCCTGACTGAAGCGCAGCTGGACGGCTTCCGCCAGGAAGTCGAGCGCGACGGGCTGGCCTCGTATCCCCATCCGTGGCTGATGCCGAACTTCTGGCAGTTCCCGACCGTGTCCATGGGCCTGAGCCCGTTGATGGCGATCTACCAGGCGCGCTTCATGCGTTATCTGGAACACCGCGGGCTGGCGGAAACCTCCGATCGCAACGTCTGGGCCTTCTGTGGCGACGGCGAGATGGACGAGCCGGAATCGCTCGGTGCGATCTCGCTCGCATCCCGCGAGCAGCTCGACAACCTGATCTTCGTCGTCAACTGCAACCTGCAACGGCTCGACGGGCCGGTGCGCGGCAACGGCAAGATCATCCAGGAGCTCGAGGCCGTGTTCCGTGGCGCGGGCTGGAACGTCGTCAAGGTGATCTGGGGTTCGTACTGGGATCCACTGCTCGCGCGCGACAAGGACGGCGTGCTCGTGCGGCGCATGGAAGAAGTCGTCGACGGCGACTACCAGGCCTACAAGGCCAACGGCGGCGCGTTCGTGCGCAAGCATTTCTTCGGCAAGTATCCGGAGCTCGCCGACATGGTCGCGACGATGTCCGACGAGGACATCTGGCGCCTGAACCGTGGCGGCCACGATCCGCACAAGATCTACGCCGCCTACCACGAAGCGGTCGGGCGCAACGGCAAGCCCACGGTCATCCTCGCGAAGACCGTCAAGGGCTACGGCATGGGGGAGGCCGGCGAGGGCCAGAACGTCACGCACCAGCAAAAGAAGATGGGCGAGGACGCGCTGCGCAAGTTCCGCGACCGCTTCAACATTCCGGTCGATGACGACCAGATTGAGGCCGCCGCGTACTACCACCCCGGCGAGGACAGCGACGAGATCAGGTACATGAAGGCGCGGCGCGCCGCGCTCGGTGGTCCGGTTCCGGCACGTGTGCTGCGCGCCCCGGCGCTGACGATTCCCGATCTCAAGGTCTTCGACTCCATGCTGACCGGCAGCGAAGACCGCAAGATGTCGACAACCATGGTCTGGGTGCGGCTGCTGAACGCATTGCTGCGCGACAAGAACATCGGCCGGTATGTCGTGCCGATCGTCCCGGACGAGGCGCGCACCTTCGGCATGGAAGGCATGTTCCGCCAGTACGGCATCTATTCATCAGTCGGCCAGCTGTACCGGCCGGTCGATGCCGAACAGGTCATGTACTACAAGGAAGACAAGAAGGGACAGATCCTCGAGGAAGGCATCAACGAAGCCGGCGCGATGGCCTCGTGGATGGCCGCGGGCACCGCGTATGCAAACCATGGCGTCGCGATGATCCCGTTCTATGTCTTCTACTCCATGTTCGGCTTCCAGCGCATCGGTGACCTGGCCTGGGCGGCCGGCGACATGCGGACGCGCGGCTTCCTCATGGGTGGCACCGCCGGGCGCACCACGCTGGCTGGCGAAGGCCTCCAGCACCAGGACGGCCACAGTCACCTGCTCGCGTCCATGATCCCGAACTGCGTCGCCTACGACCCGACGTTTGGTTATGAACTGGCCGTGATCGTGCACGACGGCCTCGAGCGCATGTACGGGCGCGGCGAGGATGTCTACTACTACATCACGATCATGAACGAGAACTACGAACACCCGCCGATGCCCGAGGGCGCGGCCGAAGGTATTCGTCGCGGCATGTATCTGCTCAGACAGGGCGGCGATCACGCGCACCGGGTGCAGCTCGTCGGCAGCGGCGCGATCCTGCGCGAGGTGCTTCAGGCAGCGGAACGGCTGGAATCCGAATATGGGGTTTCTGCGGATGTCTGGAGTGCGACCAGCTTCAACGAACTGCGCCGCGAAGGCATCGAGACCGATCGCTGGAACCGTCTGCACCCCGAGGAAACTCCCCGGATCAGTTATGTCGAGCAGTGCCTGAAAGACCGCGCCGGTCCGGTCATCGCCGCGAGTGACTACGTGCGTGGTTATGCGGACCAGATTCGCAACTGGGTGCCGGCCGCCTATCACGTGCTCGGAACCGACGGTTTCGGTCGTTCGGATACGCGCAGCCAGCTGCGGCGCTTTTTTGAGGTCGACGCGCGTCATGTCACGGCCACCGCGCTGTATGCACTGGCCGGCGACGGCAGCCTGGAGCGCTCGGTCGTGACGAAGGCCATGCAGGCGCTCGATATCGACCCCGAGCGCGTCGCGCCGTGGAAGAGCTGA
- a CDS encoding leucyl aminopeptidase, translating to MSVKLSVTTQSAAALRCDLVIAGIHAGQQLSPTAATIDQASGGALKRLLKRGDLDEDAGSTLLIPELAGVQAGRVLLVAAGDPTARDERKYLSLLRSALGAAARSGQTSIAAGLIELRPTGRDADWAARRIAAAAGDASYRFDQMRGKPPKRRGRLARVQLIATADERAAARRGAAQGQALTEAMDVVKDLANLPGNICTPSYLADQARALGKASESIKTTVLDEARMQRLGMGALLSVSRGSRQPAKLIVMEYHGGRKGRAPIVLVGKGLTFDAGGISIKPAEHMDEMKYDMCGGATVIGALKLCAELKLPLNVVGVVPASENLPDGDANKPGDIVTSMAGITIEILNTDAEGRLILADALTYARRFKPEVVIDMATLTGACIIALGHQASAVLGNDQPLIDALREAGETSGDRAWQLPLWDEYQRQIESPFADLQNIGGRPAGTITAACFLGRFTESLRWAHLDIAGVAWKSGEDKGATARPLPLLAEYLISRAAG from the coding sequence ATGTCCGTCAAACTCTCCGTCACGACCCAATCCGCCGCCGCGCTGCGCTGCGATCTTGTCATTGCCGGCATCCATGCCGGACAGCAACTGTCACCGACCGCAGCGACCATCGACCAAGCAAGCGGCGGTGCGCTCAAGCGCCTGCTCAAGCGTGGCGATCTGGACGAGGACGCCGGCTCGACCCTGCTGATCCCGGAACTCGCCGGGGTGCAGGCAGGGCGTGTGCTGCTGGTCGCGGCCGGCGATCCGACCGCGCGTGACGAACGCAAATACCTGTCGCTGCTGCGTTCGGCGCTCGGCGCCGCCGCGCGTTCGGGCCAGACCAGCATCGCCGCGGGGCTGATCGAACTGCGCCCGACCGGGCGCGATGCCGACTGGGCGGCGCGCAGGATCGCGGCCGCTGCGGGCGATGCGAGCTACCGCTTCGACCAGATGCGCGGCAAGCCGCCGAAACGCCGTGGACGCCTCGCACGCGTGCAATTGATCGCGACGGCCGACGAGCGCGCCGCCGCGCGCCGGGGCGCGGCCCAGGGCCAGGCGCTGACCGAGGCCATGGACGTGGTCAAGGACCTGGCGAACCTGCCCGGCAACATCTGCACGCCGAGCTATCTCGCCGACCAGGCGCGCGCGCTGGGCAAGGCCAGCGAGTCGATCAAGACCACGGTCCTCGACGAGGCGCGCATGCAGCGACTGGGCATGGGCGCACTGCTGTCGGTCTCGCGCGGTTCGCGCCAGCCGGCAAAGCTGATCGTCATGGAGTACCACGGCGGCCGCAAAGGCCGGGCGCCCATCGTGCTGGTCGGCAAGGGCCTGACGTTTGATGCCGGCGGCATCTCCATCAAACCGGCCGAACACATGGACGAGATGAAATACGACATGTGCGGAGGCGCAACGGTGATCGGCGCGCTGAAACTCTGTGCCGAACTGAAACTGCCACTGAACGTCGTCGGCGTCGTGCCGGCCTCCGAGAACCTGCCGGACGGCGACGCGAACAAGCCCGGCGACATTGTCACCAGCATGGCCGGGATCACGATCGAGATCCTGAACACGGACGCCGAGGGCCGGCTGATCCTCGCCGATGCCCTGACCTACGCGCGGCGCTTCAAGCCCGAGGTCGTCATCGACATGGCGACGCTGACCGGCGCCTGCATCATCGCGCTCGGCCATCAGGCCTCGGCCGTGCTCGGCAACGACCAGCCGCTGATCGATGCGCTGCGCGAGGCCGGCGAGACCAGCGGCGACCGCGCCTGGCAGCTGCCGCTGTGGGACGAATACCAGCGCCAGATCGAATCGCCGTTCGCGGACCTGCAGAACATCGGCGGGCGCCCGGCCGGCACCATCACGGCGGCCTGTTTCCTGGGGCGCTTCACCGAGTCGCTGCGCTGGGCGCACCTCGACATCGCCGGTGTGGCCTGGAAGAGCGGCGAGGACAAGGGTGCGACCGCCCGCCCGCTGCCGCTGCTGGCGGAATACCTGATCTCGCGTGCCGCAGGTTGA
- a CDS encoding dihydrofolate reductase family protein, whose protein sequence is MVTELWPDPGREHALAGLYLSHPVARTVDGARVYSNFVTSLDGRIALRDPVSGRFGVPRTIANARDWRLYQELAAQADAIVVSGRYVRELAEGSAQAGLPVSEAGFDDLRAFRVEHGLAPQPAVVVVSGSLDLPLSDALCADARERFVATGAAADPARSDALRQAGFTVLTCGGGQRVVARELIAQLAERGLRNLYVVAGPVVLNTFLGEGCLDRLYLTTVNRVLGGDEFATFADGAALVPPVDFRLAASFLDRGADGAPEQTFSVLDRV, encoded by the coding sequence GTGGTTACCGAACTCTGGCCCGATCCGGGTCGCGAACATGCACTTGCGGGGCTCTACCTGAGCCATCCCGTCGCACGCACCGTCGACGGCGCGCGCGTCTACTCGAATTTCGTCACCAGCCTGGACGGCCGCATCGCGCTGCGCGACCCCGTTTCGGGTCGCTTCGGAGTGCCGCGTACCATCGCGAACGCCCGCGACTGGCGCCTGTATCAGGAACTGGCCGCGCAGGCCGATGCGATCGTCGTGTCGGGCCGCTACGTGCGCGAACTTGCCGAGGGCAGCGCACAGGCCGGGCTGCCGGTCAGCGAGGCCGGTTTCGATGACCTGCGCGCGTTCCGGGTCGAACACGGTCTCGCGCCGCAGCCGGCGGTGGTCGTCGTCAGCGGTTCGCTGGACCTGCCGCTCAGCGACGCGCTGTGCGCGGATGCGCGCGAGCGGTTTGTCGCGACTGGCGCCGCTGCCGATCCGGCGCGGTCGGATGCACTGAGGCAGGCCGGATTCACGGTGCTGACCTGCGGTGGCGGCCAGCGCGTGGTGGCACGCGAGCTGATCGCGCAGCTGGCCGAACGCGGGCTGCGCAATCTCTACGTGGTGGCCGGCCCAGTCGTTCTGAACACCTTCCTGGGCGAGGGATGTCTGGACCGGCTGTATCTGACCACCGTCAATCGCGTGTTGGGCGGCGATGAATTCGCGACCTTCGCCGACGGCGCGGCGCTGGTGCCGCCGGTCGATTTCCGGCTTGCCGCAAGCTTCCTGGATCGCGGCGCAGACGGTGCGCCGGAGCAGACCTTCAGCGTGCTCGACCGCGTCTGA
- a CDS encoding zinc-dependent alcohol dehydrogenase family protein, whose product MRCIQMTAAGEPEVLQPAELEAPVLPADSLRVALHGAGVNPVDTKLRARGLYGPAPLPAILGCDGAGEVLKRGSSVTGFSTGTRVWYCYGGIGVTPGNYAEQNVVPAIACARAPRTLDLTLAAAGPLVLITAWEALYDRARLTAGQTLLIHAAAGGVGHVAVQLAKLRGARVIATVSTAEKDAFVRALGADEVVRYTQTNVVEATRSLTAGRGADVVFDTIGGKVFLQSLEACAPYGDVVTILEPPPEVSWKAVRPKNLRIGFELMLTPMMTNDPAGLARHAAILQRCAEWIDMGQLRIEVEAVLPLRDAAEAHRRVESGHTRGKIVLDTRAAG is encoded by the coding sequence ATGCGCTGCATCCAGATGACCGCGGCCGGTGAGCCGGAGGTCCTCCAGCCCGCCGAACTCGAAGCACCCGTGCTGCCCGCCGACAGCCTGCGCGTGGCCCTGCATGGCGCGGGCGTGAACCCCGTCGACACCAAGCTGCGCGCGCGCGGGCTGTACGGCCCTGCGCCGCTGCCGGCGATCCTCGGCTGCGACGGCGCCGGTGAAGTGCTCAAGCGCGGCTCGTCGGTGACGGGTTTCAGCACCGGCACCCGCGTGTGGTACTGCTACGGCGGTATCGGCGTGACGCCCGGCAACTATGCGGAACAGAACGTCGTGCCGGCGATCGCCTGCGCGCGGGCACCGCGCACGCTCGATCTCACGCTCGCCGCGGCCGGCCCGCTGGTGCTGATCACGGCCTGGGAGGCGCTCTACGACCGCGCGCGCCTGACCGCCGGCCAGACGTTGCTGATTCACGCCGCGGCCGGTGGCGTCGGCCATGTCGCCGTACAGCTGGCGAAGCTGCGTGGCGCGCGCGTGATCGCGACGGTCAGCACGGCGGAAAAGGACGCGTTCGTCCGCGCGCTCGGCGCCGACGAGGTCGTCCGCTACACGCAGACGAATGTCGTCGAAGCGACCCGGTCGCTGACCGCGGGCCGCGGCGCGGATGTCGTCTTCGACACGATCGGCGGCAAGGTCTTTTTGCAGAGCCTCGAGGCCTGCGCGCCGTATGGCGATGTCGTGACGATCCTCGAACCACCGCCCGAAGTGAGCTGGAAGGCCGTACGGCCGAAGAACCTGCGCATCGGCTTTGAACTGATGCTGACCCCGATGATGACGAACGATCCCGCCGGGCTGGCGCGCCACGCGGCGATCCTGCAGCGCTGCGCGGAGTGGATCGACATGGGTCAGTTACGGATCGAGGTCGAAGCCGTACTGCCGCTCAGGGATGCCGCCGAGGCGCATCGCCGGGTCGAATCCGGCCACACGCGCGGCAAGATCGTGCTGGATACGCGCGCCGCCGGATGA
- a CDS encoding sulfur globule protein CV1: MKKLVKVLAVAGLLGVTASANAWWGPWNNGGYNGWNGGPFDGWGLGDGTGDFDFNMSGRSNMRGYGRGYGQGEGYGYGSGYGYPGYGYGPYGYPGYGYGAPYGYGAPPAPPAPPAPEAK; the protein is encoded by the coding sequence ATGAAGAAACTCGTGAAAGTGCTGGCGGTTGCCGGCCTGCTGGGTGTTACCGCCTCCGCGAATGCGTGGTGGGGCCCGTGGAACAACGGTGGCTACAACGGCTGGAACGGTGGTCCGTTCGACGGTTGGGGTCTTGGTGACGGCACCGGCGACTTCGACTTCAACATGAGCGGTCGCTCGAACATGCGTGGCTACGGTCGCGGCTACGGTCAGGGCGAAGGCTACGGCTACGGCAGTGGCTACGGCTACCCGGGCTACGGCTACGGCCCGTACGGCTATCCGGGCTACGGCTACGGCGCCCCGTACGGCTACGGCGCCCCGCCGGCCCCGCCGGCCCCGCCGGCTCCGGAAGCGAAGTAA
- a CDS encoding proline--tRNA ligase: MRCSEFPLWTVKETPADAEVISHRLMLRAGLIRKLAAGLYTWTPLGLRVLRKVEAIVREEMNRAGALEVLMPAVQPAELWQESGRWEHYGPELLRLVDRHDRSFCFGPTHEEIITDLARNELKSYRQLPVNFYQIQTKFRDEIRPRFGVMRAREFLMKDAYSFHLTQDSLQETYDRMYATYSAIFRRCGLDFRAVAADTGSIGGSSSHEFHVLAASGEDAIAFSDSGPYAANVELAEALAPAAQPPTDAPMRTVDTPDAKTIAELVAGYGVPIERTVKTLVVQASEDVEGGLVALLVRGDHELNAVKAMKLAQVAEPLRMASEAEIRAAVGAGPGSLGPVGLPIPCVVDRTVAASAGFSAGANVDGKHLFDIHWGRDVALPEVADLRNVVDGDPSPDGNGSLVIRRGIEVGHIFQLGQKYSRAMNATVLDENGRGAVMTMGCYGIGVSRVVAAAIEQNYDEAGIVWPEPIAPFTVALCPIGRDRSAAVREAADALYAELTAAGVEVLFDDRGLRPGQMFADIELIGIPHRLVVSDRLLAEGQLEYRARRAEAAETLPRAEALARVLNSKHAD, encoded by the coding sequence ATGCGCTGTTCCGAATTCCCGCTCTGGACTGTCAAGGAAACCCCGGCCGACGCCGAGGTCATCAGTCATCGCCTGATGCTGCGCGCGGGGCTGATCCGCAAGCTCGCCGCGGGTCTGTACACCTGGACGCCACTGGGCTTGCGCGTACTGCGCAAGGTCGAGGCGATCGTTCGCGAGGAGATGAACCGCGCCGGCGCGCTCGAGGTGCTGATGCCGGCCGTGCAGCCGGCAGAACTGTGGCAGGAATCCGGCCGCTGGGAGCACTACGGACCGGAGCTGCTGCGACTCGTCGACCGACATGACCGCTCGTTCTGTTTCGGCCCCACGCACGAGGAAATCATCACCGACCTCGCGCGCAACGAACTCAAGAGCTATCGCCAGCTGCCGGTGAATTTCTACCAGATCCAGACCAAGTTCCGTGACGAGATCCGCCCGCGTTTCGGCGTGATGCGCGCGCGCGAGTTCCTGATGAAGGACGCCTACTCGTTCCATCTGACACAGGACTCGCTGCAGGAGACCTACGACCGGATGTACGCGACCTACAGCGCGATCTTCCGCCGCTGCGGGCTGGACTTCCGTGCCGTGGCCGCGGACACCGGCTCGATCGGCGGTTCGAGTTCGCACGAGTTTCACGTGCTGGCCGCCTCCGGCGAGGACGCGATCGCGTTCTCCGACAGCGGGCCGTATGCCGCGAACGTCGAACTCGCCGAGGCGCTCGCGCCCGCGGCGCAGCCCCCGACCGACGCCCCCATGCGCACCGTGGACACCCCGGATGCGAAGACCATCGCGGAACTCGTCGCGGGCTATGGCGTGCCGATCGAGCGCACGGTCAAGACGCTGGTCGTGCAGGCATCCGAGGACGTCGAAGGCGGCCTGGTCGCCCTGCTCGTGCGCGGCGATCACGAACTCAATGCCGTGAAGGCCATGAAGCTGGCGCAGGTCGCCGAGCCCCTGCGCATGGCGAGTGAGGCAGAGATCCGCGCGGCGGTCGGCGCCGGGCCCGGCTCGCTCGGCCCGGTCGGCCTGCCGATCCCCTGCGTGGTCGATCGAACGGTCGCGGCCAGCGCCGGTTTCAGCGCCGGCGCGAATGTCGACGGCAAGCACCTGTTCGACATCCACTGGGGTCGCGATGTCGCGCTGCCCGAGGTCGCCGACCTGCGCAACGTCGTCGACGGCGACCCGAGCCCGGACGGCAACGGCAGCCTGGTGATCCGCCGCGGCATTGAGGTCGGACACATCTTCCAGCTCGGCCAGAAATATTCACGGGCGATGAACGCGACCGTGCTCGACGAAAACGGCCGCGGCGCGGTCATGACCATGGGCTGTTACGGCATCGGCGTGTCGCGCGTGGTCGCCGCCGCGATCGAACAGAACTACGACGAGGCCGGCATCGTCTGGCCCGAACCGATCGCACCGTTCACCGTCGCACTGTGCCCGATCGGCCGCGACCGCTCCGCGGCCGTGCGCGAGGCCGCGGACGCCCTGTACGCGGAGCTGACCGCGGCCGGCGTCGAAGTGCTGTTCGATGACCGCGGCCTGCGTCCCGGTCAGATGTTCGCGGACATCGAACTCATCGGCATCCCGCACCGGCTGGTCGTCAGCGACCGGCTGCTCGCCGAGGGTCAGCTCGAGTACCGCGCCCGTCGTGCCGAGGCCGCCGAAACCCTGCCACGCGCCGAGGCGCTCGCCCGCGTGCTGAACTCGAAACACGCCGACTGA
- a CDS encoding DNA polymerase III subunit chi translates to MPQVDFYILPDGGVDAVETYACRLTEKVAGLGHRVLVVAADPAASARMDERLWTFRPGSFVAHAAWSAEIDPLTPVVIHTGADCQWPHAVAINLAGVTPEALSEIERVAEIVGADPAEREAGRARFSAWRRLGVEPTVHNI, encoded by the coding sequence GTGCCGCAGGTTGATTTCTACATCCTGCCCGACGGTGGCGTGGACGCCGTCGAGACCTACGCCTGCCGCCTGACGGAGAAGGTCGCAGGGCTCGGGCATCGCGTGCTGGTCGTGGCGGCCGACCCGGCCGCCAGCGCGCGCATGGACGAGCGGCTGTGGACCTTCCGGCCCGGCAGTTTCGTCGCTCACGCAGCGTGGAGCGCTGAGATCGATCCGCTGACACCGGTCGTGATCCACACGGGCGCAGACTGCCAATGGCCGCACGCCGTCGCGATCAACCTCGCGGGGGTGACACCCGAGGCGCTGAGCGAGATCGAGCGGGTCGCCGAGATCGTCGGCGCCGATCCGGCCGAACGCGAGGCCGGCCGTGCGCGCTTCAGCGCCTGGCGCAGACTGGGCGTCGAACCCACCGTTCACAACATCTGA
- the pyrC gene encoding dihydroorotase, which translates to MQTLTLLQPDDWHLHLRDGARLPDVVPATAERFARALVMPNLTPPVTTVAQALAYRERIRAARPAGSRFEPLMTLYLTDRTDPDEIDRAAAEPAVLAAKLYPAGATTNSDSGVTDIRNIEAVLARMAATGLVLCVHGEVTDPAIDIFDRERVFIDTTLKPALDRHPGLRVVFEHATTAEAVRFVDQAGPGVGATITAHHLLLNRNAMFAGGMRPHHYCLPVLKREHHREALLEAATRGDPRYFAGTDSAPHARGAKESACGCAGCYTAPAALELYAEAFEQAGALDRLEGFCSVHGAAFYGLPPNTRRVTLVREAWTLPEHYPFGAEQIVPLRAGGSVAWRMARS; encoded by the coding sequence ATGCAAACCCTGACCTTATTGCAGCCGGACGACTGGCATCTGCACCTGCGCGACGGCGCGCGCCTGCCCGATGTCGTTCCCGCGACCGCCGAACGCTTCGCGCGCGCGCTGGTGATGCCGAATCTCACGCCACCAGTGACCACCGTCGCGCAGGCGCTGGCCTATCGCGAGCGCATCCGTGCCGCGCGGCCCGCCGGCAGCCGCTTCGAACCCCTAATGACGCTGTACCTGACCGATCGCACCGATCCGGACGAAATCGACCGCGCCGCCGCCGAACCTGCCGTGCTGGCCGCGAAGCTCTACCCCGCCGGCGCCACGACCAACAGCGATTCGGGCGTGACCGACATCCGCAACATCGAGGCGGTTCTGGCCCGCATGGCCGCGACCGGCCTGGTGCTGTGCGTGCATGGCGAGGTCACCGACCCCGCGATCGATATCTTCGATCGCGAGCGGGTTTTCATTGATACGACCCTGAAGCCTGCGCTGGATCGCCACCCGGGCCTGCGCGTGGTGTTCGAGCACGCGACGACGGCCGAGGCCGTCCGCTTCGTCGACCAGGCCGGACCCGGCGTCGGCGCCACCATCACGGCCCACCATCTGCTGCTGAACCGCAACGCCATGTTCGCCGGCGGCATGCGCCCGCATCACTACTGCCTGCCCGTGCTCAAGCGCGAACACCACCGCGAGGCCCTGCTGGAGGCCGCCACGCGTGGCGATCCGCGCTATTTCGCGGGCACGGACTCCGCGCCGCACGCCCGCGGCGCGAAGGAATCGGCCTGTGGCTGCGCGGGCTGCTACACGGCACCCGCCGCACTGGAACTCTACGCCGAGGCCTTCGAGCAGGCCGGCGCGCTCGACCGCCTCGAGGGCTTCTGCTCCGTTCACGGCGCAGCGTTCTACGGACTGCCGCCGAATACGCGGCGAGTCACGCTGGTGCGCGAGGCGTGGACCCTGCCGGAACACTACCCGTTCGGCGCCGAGCAGATCGTGCCCCTGCGGGCCGGCGGCAGCGTCGCCTGGCGTATGGCGCGGTCGTAG